In the Anolis sagrei isolate rAnoSag1 chromosome 1, rAnoSag1.mat, whole genome shotgun sequence genome, TCTACCATCTATTGTCAGGTTTACCTGTTTATACTTGTCCATATAGCTGCTAATATCTGAAAATAAAGAGCTTAGAGGTTGAAGATTACTGACTATTCAAGGTTGTTCAGGCAAATCGTAAAACTGTAATGGTATTTCCTCTGCTGAAAAAAATAGCGGCCAGACAATTCTATAGGCTTTTAGTAAACACCCAGATTTAAAGGTGCAGATTAGCTTAAGAATTCAAATATGCACAATGCACAAGATTCCATTTCTATAAATCATCTCCCCATACAGCAGACCTTAATTGcaacccccctcgatggactgtcactttGCAACACTGTAGCAAAACTGAAACACCTGTTCTTCTCAAGCTAAAGTAAGGATAGACTGGGGGCTTTTCACCTCTGCCAGATGAATAGAATACCCTGCTtacaacaatgacaaagaaagtTACAagccaaaaagagagagattctTTCTTTGCCAACACCGGCACTTTTAGACTACAGCTCCTAACATTCCCTAGCTATTATGTCCGGGGCTACGTGGGCTGAGAGATTCTTGCAGTTGAAGTCTGGAAACAATTTTTCCCAGCTCAGCACAGAATTGGAGACCTGGAATACCGTTTTCAATGCTGGgtgccacaatttaagggagatgttgacaagtgtctagagaagggtgactaaaatgatcaagggtctggagaacaagccctataaggaacggcttaaagatctgggcatgtttcgcctgcagaagagaaggctgagaggagacatgatggccatgtataaatatgtgaagtcatagggaggagggagcaagcttgttttctgctgccctggagactaggatgcagaacaatggcttcaaactacaggaaaggagattccacctgaacattaggaagaattcctgactgtgagatctgttcagcagtggaactctctgccccggagtgtggtggaggctccttcattggaggcttttaaccagaggctggatggccatctgtcaggggtgctttgaatgcaattttcctgcttcttggcaaggggttggactggatggctcacgaggtctcatccaacactatgattctatgtttacgaaagaaatatttatataactTTGAAATTATCAAGAATTGTTCACTCTTCTCACCTACTACATTTAACTAGTTTTGCCTGCTGTTTTCAGTTGTATTTATCAGTAGATCCATTTAACATCTACACTCTCATCTTTCTTCTTTCCTAGAAATGAACACATTTGCTATGATGGAAACTAAATCAGGAACTTTCTGCCCTTCAATGCACTTAACAGTAGAAGTAAAACATTTTCTCCTTTGCTTAAAATAAACTTGTGGTTTATacattatacatacaaataaatataacaaccgGGCTCATACAGGAGCCCTGGGAAATATCCACTGCGGTAATTGTCCAGATTTGACAGTTCCCTAATGAGCCACATTTTTCACCAGATGTAAACAGCTCGGACGAGACTGCTAAGGAAGTAAGTGGGCCCAAGGGCCAGCACAGTTTACATACCACTTATGAAAACTATATATGATTATTTTTGAAAATACAAATAGATAGTCATACTGATAATTAAATAAATGCCAAAAACCATGTGATGCCTTTTTTGAGTAATGAAAAAAGGGACAAAATCCATTGTGCTTACTGTCTGCTTCAACCTGCAAagataatttttaataataataaatcataataaaacttcatttataacccaccctgtcttcccaaggggactcagggtggtttccagaaataacaaaatagcaaacattcaaaaaccaaatagacaatcaaagcaaaagcataaaataaactaaatataactaataaacaatcaaaacaagggttaaactaaataaacataatagacACAAAAAGTCAAACcaattaataaacaatacattaaaagcacaatataatataacatagcATATCAGCAAGCTGAAGTAAATATCTGTTGTCAGGGTGGGAGTGTGTATCAGATatattaatcctcctcctctccttaaaCTAGATTACACAAATGGGTctttaataataaaactttattaaagTTTAAAGTATTATACAGAACTcttctattaaaaaaaaacttttacagGGCAAGAGGCTGGTTCATGCTAACCAATGGCACCACAACACAAACTACCACATAGGTTACTGGTGGGTAAAGTTAATAATGTTTTTTGGtaacagttatacagtttggcaCGAGGCAATTATCTAGTCTTCAGTACCGAATGATCCAAAGCATTCACTATTTACAGGATTACCGACCCAAAGCAGGAATCAGCAAAGGGTACAGCTACTGAGAAGCTACATAGGCACACAACCACTGTGTGACTCTCCACCATCTGAAGGTGAAGCATGGGTGTTAAAAGTAACCTTCTCCCCTTGTAATCCCAAAATGGGACATACTGAAGAGAGGGATGCTGGATTACCTGGTTCAACTCCAGTGGCACCTGAATCTTGTCCCATACCACACCACCACAGTTTAAGGTCACAACATTTGCTGGCCACAGCTATATAGTTTAGCATGAAGCTAAGATCCAGTGTTCAGTATCTAATGACCCAAAGCATTCATTATTTATAGCTAGTGAAAGCTACTTGAGTGCACAGTCACGGTGTGCTTCTAATAGAATGCTTTCTTATATACTACTTTGGTGAACCTGGGAAAACTCAATCTCTCCAGGTGAAAGGGGAGATCTGGTGCCTGATCTTggcttctccttcccaggagCACAAATGCTGCAACAGGTCCCCTCAAAAAAGTGGCCATGCTGTTCTGAGAAGATGGTAGCAGACTGCTGCCCATACCATGACCATAACCAGAAAATTTGCCCCGGCTAAGTTTAAGATATTATTTTCTTAAAATCTCTAGAAACTCAGAAAAAAGACAGATGGCAtggggccatagcaacacctcttcAGCCCTGCTGCCTTACAATTCCTGTGCGGGGTGCCTCAATGGCCACACAGCCTTGTGGTGAGAGTACTTCAACGGCCTACTCGCCCAGCCATAGCAACACTTATTGAATGACTCCTTGTGTCTTAATTGTATTACATCAAGACCAGAATTAAGTCCACAAAAAAAAGCACACAAATCTGAAActttatatcttgtaagccgctctaagtctccttcggggtgagaagggtgacatataaatgtagcaaataaataaataataaataaataattataactaCCAACAACTAGCTGTGGGACCTACTGGCTCTATAGTCCAAACTCTCTTGTGGGATGGGATTCTCTGCAACAGGGTTATTCCCCTATTGGCTTGTTACCTGGGATTTTCTCACAATTTCTTTTACCAATATCCCCCAAAAAGCACTCCTTTAGTTTTAGCCTAACCCAAAACAGCAGAATGGCTGAGCCAGGCTTTAGCATGATAAGGATAAACCTTTCAAGCAAAACCTCATGTCATTTTATTTGGCCGAGGAGGAGATTATTGGGCTCTATTTTTCCCTGATTCCTAGCTTGTTATTATGTGCAAACCAGGAATAATGATTTAAGACAATTTCTAAAGCAACATagatcatttttcttttttgctaaaAGGCAAAGATGTGCCAGCTGATGAGGACGGACTATGCTAActgacagaggtggccctaggtaattttcaacggtaagcaaacagtattttggcacacaccccgcccaaccaatcactgatatatattttctgttcatcatgggagttctgtgtgccatatttggttcaattccatcattgtggagttcagaatgctctttgattgtaggtgaactatacatcccagtaactacaacttgcctatgtcaaggtctattttcccccaagagtgcctcaagagcgcccctgggcaaaatcaactatactgcaaatgcttactttgcatactGGGTTGAGCTGCCTCTGCTAACTGATGACGAATGGGCATTAAACCGTGGAGTGTTCTCTTTTCTTCTTGTCTCTTACAGCATGAATTTTAAGGGTTTTCTCTagtattacttttttaaataaaatatctaataacatattttaatataatatattgtggttttagttgtaaatgttttttttaatgcacctTGTGAGCAATTTTGGCATTCCCCAGTATTAGGGTTCTAAAAAGAACTCATCCAAGTTGCTTCTTCTAAGATCTAATGGCAGCAACTAGCCATTCTTCAACACTACAGAGAGCATGATCCTTGAAGATATTGCACCAATTActatttattttctgttgatcatattTCTACATGCTTGTTTTAGCTATAAATATTAACTCTATATGCACAACTATGAGAATATGTGGGTAAAAATAACGTTTCTGATTGTACAAACTGTAAAATTCTACATGTGTGTAACAGTTACATTTAACACATTCAAACTAGTCTATGCAGATACAGTTCAGAAACAGTTGAAGTTGGAGACAGGTTTAGGATCACTGCTGGAAGGAGATAAAAACAGGCTGTTCCCTTGCCAACTACTGAATATTCTTTCTGAATTTCTCACCCCATTGTCACTAATTATTATGTGATGGGGATGGAAATTGAGGGATAGAGGTGTTTGGGGGGAGAAAGACCCCACAGCTATCTATTTGTGGTGATCCTGATCCAGACACTTCTAAGTACATGAAAAAAAGGATCAGAATGCTAGAAAATCAATAGAACAAGTAGTCTGACCTTTGGTTCCCCTTTGCATAgtaatcatagaattagaaggaACTACCAGGGCCATCTAATTCAACCTCATGTGCAAAAGTACACAATTCTCAAAAGATTTctattcaacctctgtttaaagattaTCAGAAATGGAGGGCCTACCACTTTCTGAAGTCATCTGGtcaactgtcaaacagctcttaaacTAAAaaaagatcttcctaatgtttaggtggaatctcttcctaatttgaatccattgcttcatgttctaatctctagagcagcagaaaacaagcttgattcaTCTTCTAAATGACTTCCTTTCAGGTTCTCAAATATCTCTACCATATCGCttttcattcttctctttctcttagtATCTGGGTCTTTTTACTACCCCAAGCATCCTTCCTGAATATATTCCAGTTTGTTAATATTCTTCTCAAATTACCTTTGATCATGATCTATGCACTAGCTAAACAAATCACAACACAAGCAGTAGTCATTTCCTGCATGCCTAATATAGTTCTTGCAACAATATAAGTGATTctttgggggaaaggaagggaatggaatCTACTAGCACCTTTAGTTACCTGACATGAGTGTTTGTGGATTGAATTCTACTTCTTAAGATGCACTGATGATTCAGATGCAAAATACGGTAAACCTtgaatggcgctccatgcagtcatgccggccacatgactttggcggtgtctacagacaatgctggctcttcagcttagaaattgagatgggcaccaacccccagagtcaaatacaactagacttaatgtcaaataCAACTAGACTTTACCTTTTTTATaagactggacttaaagtcaggggaaaacctttactaactTTGAATTCTGCATAAGGAGAAAGtcagaatataaatcaaataaacagAGTTGCCAGTGGATTACTCTCTTCCCATTCTATCATTATACTGAAAAAGACTCATATGACTATCACTATATGGAAATACCACATTCATGCTTGTGGTTATGGGGTCTCCCCAAGTATTGTATATGTTGTTTGAATGCAATAAAAATGACCATGTTGAAGAAACAAACTTTTAATACAATAATTTTAGTCCATTTGAGATTTTATATCTTCTGCTCCATGAACTAATTGTTGTACTACTAGCTATGGGACTGTTGCAAACTGCTTTTCCCTTTGTAGCCTTGGTCCACATACATgtgaaaataaatatttactgCAAAGGAAGCAAGGACATTATCTGAGTAACTTATTTCTCTCAAAGTAAATACATGCCATAATGAAAACATGTTGGCCATAAATGGCCTAGTTTTCTTGCCTAAGAGTCCTGTCTTTTGAGCATCAAGTAATCTGATGTAATCGCTAACAGATTTTATAAACTAGTTTCCATTCTGTTTAAACATTTTTAGTCCCTCCCAAATAAAGCATGGGAAAATAGAGCATGGGAAAAGCCTCTAACAACTCATAGTGGGGAGAAATGAAAATGACAGAAGACAAGGGCAATTTAATATAAGTTTATACTTAAAATCTGTAGCCCAAGGTGTATCTATCACTGCATGAATTCACTCAGAGAAGAAATACCTAAGCAACATATATCTTTATTGGAGAGCAAGTCCCTGAATCTTCAGCAAGACATTTGATGAGGCATACATAGGATTGCACTGTCAGCTAACAAAGATGAAATGTTAAGTTAAATAATGAGCATGCATATCTATGTGGAAAGGCTGTTGAAAAGaagcagcagtgctgcagaacatGCATGTATACTGTTGACCAAGGCTTCAAATAGGCTATTCCTTAGAGAGGAATATTATAGAAAGGACTGTTGATCTAACTAGATTATATAAAGCACTGAGTGATTTCATACTTCCCGGATTCAGAACGAAGACAAGACTTTGAAAGGTAACACCACAAAAACAGCAGGtaagtaacttttaaaaatagataggtgatagagatagatagatagatagatagatagatagatagatagatagatagagaccgACCAACCGGTAGCTAGATTAATGATAGATAGACTTCTTTAATGTGTGTTGGCCTTATGATTTTTCTTCGTCTATAGACAGATTTAACAGGTTCCTCAAATCTCCTCAAATAATAGTTAAATGACAGAGACTTAAAACACCATCCCTATGACACCAGTCTTGGATTATTCATCAGTATAAATGCTACTCATCTTATGGTACCGATTTTCCTCAAAGTTTCGTTGTTTTGTAAAAGACACATTTACTCTTTAAATAGTTATCACAGAATAGTAATTCaagaacttttaaaaatcaaattcccAATTTTAGCAGAATGATTCCAAGTCTTCTAAGATAATATTTTGCAGTGACTGGAAACAAACAATGACTTTAAAAAAACTGTACATTTGTTCTCAATAATCACAAGGAATGTTTTTTCCACCCATAATTTACACATTTTTGTAGTTTTGAACAAAGAATGCTTTTATTCTGTCATTCGTATGAATAAGCATTCTAAACTTTTGCATTAAAGAGTTAACAAAAGataaatatactgtatatgaagCCAGGCTTTGTTAAGCAACATTTAACAAAATGCAATCATATACACTGTACAATAGGTTTATGCAAATATTTTCCAAACACACATTAAATTAGTCTTTGATGAGAAAAAGATATTACAAATGCCATGTCATTcatctaaaaaaaattaaaaactacatTAATAGAAATATAAACCTACCCAGACCATCTACCATCAGAATCAGAAATTTTGAAAGCATACCCATAGGCACAACTTCAGGCTTTAGCAATGATGGATATTGAACTAACAGTAGTAGCTATAAATGAATGAAGAGTAAAAACTTTGTGTACAAGGTGAATAGAGTTAGATAGGTCTGGATCAGGTTGGGTGAGCACACATTTCAAATTtaatgcattatgtggcagtagaCATCGTTCAAGCAAATACAGACAGGCTCCCTTATGATTCTTTTCACAGGACTCACACTCCATTTCATCAttatatgtgcattttttaaGATATTGCTAGAAAAGGAAGGTAGAAACGAAGAGCGGTAACTGGTCACAAAGCATGAGCCCTGTTGCAGAAGTCCCAGCATTGGATTTACTGTGCTTTAAGATGAATGGTTCCTGCTACAGAACCCTACATCCCTTTGGAGTCCAGTTAGCCATCTACTTCGTCTGCACTCTTGGTATGCTTCTGATGGTCCTGGGAAACCTGCTGGTGGTAATTTCTATCTTCCACTTCAAAGTACTTCACACTCCAACCAATTTCTTGCTGCTCTCCCTAGCCTTGGCAGATCTCCTCCTGGGCTTAACAGTCCTTCCTTTTAGCGCAATCCGCTCTGTGGAAAGCTGCTGGTACTTCGGTGATGACTTTTGCCGGCTCCATACTTTTCTGGACACTTTGTTTTGCTTGACTTCCATATTCCATCTCTGTTTTATATCCATTGACCGTCATTATGCCATCTGTGACCCATTGCTCTATCCCACCAAGTTCACCATAAGGGTTGCCTGCACTTACATTGCAGTGGGGTGGGGGGTACCTGTGGTTTATACCTCCATCTTCCTTTATAGCAAAATGGTTGAGGAGGGTTTAGGTCATTTCTTGCAGGACATGCCTTGCATTGGGAGCTGTCAGCTGCTCTTCAACAAACTCTGGGGTTGGATAAACTTCCCAGTTTTCTTCCTCCCCTGTCTCATAATGATAGGCTTGTATGTGAAAATATTCATTGTGGCAACCAAACAAGCCAAACAGATAACCAGCATGACTAGGAACAACGGTAATCCACAGCATGAGATGGGAGCcatgaaaagagaaaagaaggcagCGAAGACTCTGGGGATTGCTGTAGGAATCTACCTCCTGTGCTGGTTGCCCTTTACCATAGACACCATAGTAGACAGCTTGTTGGATTTCATTACCCCACCTGTAGTGTTTGATGTTCTTATTTGGTTTGCTTACTTTAATTCTGCATGCAACCCCTTGATTTATGTGTTTTCATATCATTGGTTCAGGAAAGCTATAAAGCTTGTCCTAACTCGTCAGATCTTCAGCACACGAACATGTACAATAGACCTTTATCAAGAGGAATAATCCAACAGTGATAGTGAATGATAGTGCAAGGAGAGCTGCCCTAAGATATTTCACTGCCTGGAGTGAGAAAATAAATGGCACACCTATATGTAGAGATGCACATGCTTGAAGCCAAGGTTTATAGTAGTTATAGTTGGTCATTTTGGCATCTCTTCCCCTTCttggcaataaaataataatacatttaagaACTGCCAACTTGCTGCCCTTTTATGACACCCAAATAAGCCATCTGAGTTAAAAACATCTGTGCTGAAAGAAAGGCTGATCCtggatatataaaaaaagaagttGCAAAGAATTCAATTGACTATCTATACTCATCAATTTCTGCGGCATGTGTGTTTTGCCATAATACAGTCAAAGTTCCTGTTGTTCTGGATAACTATGTTGGTATTAATGCTAATACAGTGACAGGAATTATAAAAAAAGAGTAACCTATATTAATCCAGTGAGAAAGCTGCTGAGTCATAGAAACATCTGTGCACATTACAGCCCACAAAGAAAGAGAGCCATTGTGGCGCATTGGACTatgcattggactatgactttggacatCAGGTTTGAATTGATCGGctgtggaaactcactgggtgatcttggccaAAACAAagtcaaatcccctctgaacaaatcttgccaagaaagatcCTCATGGTAGGCTCACTTAGGGCCATCATAAAtcagaactggtttgaaggcacaccacaacaaaaaaagcaaaaaaatgcattggaaaattaagaacattggaaaattgccTGTTCCTGTCTGCTTTCCCTCTAAACCATGAGACAGACTGGACACCAGTGTGCAACCCTGAAAAAAGTGCACCGTGTCATCTAAGCGGTATAGTCCAACAACAGGATTACAGACACAGTGCATGTAAAATATGGAATATCCAAGGAAAAGGACTTCCTCTCTgtgaatacagtaattactgtatttataattCTTGTCACTGTCACTTAGGTGGGGAATGCATTTCAGTAATGAGCGGAAAGGCTGTCAAATCAAAAGTGAAATACTTTCTCCAGACAGAAGAACAGTGCAAATTATTTGAACTTCATTCCAAATATTCAAGATAGCAAAGAACCAGCCGATCCGACACTAGGCTAGTTGAAACTGTGATGAATCCAAATAACTCTCAGCCAGAAAATAGATTTGCCCTGACCTATCCATGGGTTAGCACTGTACCAGTGTCCCTGAGTTAGAACAAGTTTGGTTCCAATGTATCCCAACTCCTCTTTCAACCCAACACTTCCTTTCTATCTGTCCTAATAGCAGATCATAGTCACATGGCCATTCTGTAGACACATTCTTTTGCTGGTAGACCTCAGTGTAACTGGAAGAAGTGGATTTCTACTGGCAGAAAAGGTTTGTGCCCTTTCTAATAACCAGTCCATCTTCAGATTGGGATTGAATTGTTGGACTAACAAAAGAAAAATTAGCATCATATTTGCTTTCTGcatcttttccttctttattgtACACAGTGAAACTGCAAATGCTTAGAGTAGAGGAGCTTCTTGTCTTGCGTGTTCTGAGTTTAAATTGACATTTGGCTCCCACATGTGGCTGATTCAAGTTCTGCAAACATTATCAGCAAGTTGATTGCACCTTGCTTTTTAAGACCCACTCTAGTGCTCATGATTACAGTGATACTTCAGCTAACAAAATAGATATGTTGCCAGCAATTACTTTGGTGCAAGAAGCAATAACATGCAAAAAAATAGGGATAGGTACtacagcaaaagaaaaagaaaagagagagagagagaacagttCAACATATTTCATAAAACTTTTTATTGATGACTagcaatatacacacacaaaggcggccctaggtaattttcaatggtaaacaaacagtattttggtgccccctcccccccaacaaatcactgatatatattttctgttcgtcgtgggagttctgtgtgccatatttggttcaattccatcattggtggagttcagaatgctctttgattgtaggtgaactatacatcccagtaactacaactcgcatatgtcaaggtctattttccccaagagcgcctcaagagcgcccctgggcaaaatcaactatactgcaaatgcttactttgcgtaatgggttgagccgcccctgtacacACATGAAATGAAGGGTGGGGGGAATAGGCCAGTCAAACCTTTCACAAGGAAGAAAATAGGTGCTGGTGTAATGTGctacatttttatttgatgtcttttaatagtttgtgttttttattttaaattttttgattgcttaattttttttaaaaaaatgtatgctGGGAATAGTTAACtatgttttaaaactgttttaagcTGTCTCAGATatcaaattgtaataataatttccaCTTACATGGGCATTATAATTATTAGATTTACATTTACAGTTGGCAAGATCTTTAAAACTCCAGATTATTTTAATCAGGATGTAGAATTCGCTGTTATAGATTTAAGTCTAATATTCTAataaattctttttttatttttttaatacttgAAACTTAATGTTCTATATTTATAAAGTATGTCAGGATTCTCAttgttatttactgtattgtagaTAAAAAAAAGAACAGATCGGTTTTCTATTTACAATTTCACATTTCCTCTCTATCCTCTTGCTCATACTCTAGTTCTTCAAAATTGAGGACTTGGATTTAGATATATACTTAAatatgtgttttaactgtataGTTTCAAATGTTTCCCcaaatatatgtttgtgtgtgtgcctccaagttgtcTTGTGAATTTAATAAGATTTTCTTAGGCATGAAAAGTTCAAAAGAAATTTTGACAGTTCAGTTCTCTGAAAAACGTTTATTACACCTCATTAATGTCCAAACTACATGTCCGAATGTATCGCCTACTATGaatcatcacaaagtttaagatcacctggagaggccctgctctcaattctaCCGCCGTTGCAAacacgattggtggagacgagagacagtgccttcacaacagtggctccccgtctgtggaattccctccccaaagacatcagtctggccacctccctcctgtcctttagaaggaaactcaagacttggctgtgggaccttgcatttgaccattgaacagcGGCTTGtaagaagaagacataagcaatttcgaagtgacaatgaattgacccagacccgGATTTCAATCAgcatgttttaacaactgtttatttaatgttttgttttaatgaatttgttgattgttcttatcattatgatggcaccaaatggtgtttgctgtgaggccaccctgagtcccccctcagggtgagaagggcagggcacaagtatatgaaataaataaataaatattcatatgtTCTTTAGaagtatgcatgtgtgtgcatatatatgtttaATTATATGATCTCATTGAAAGTAAAACTTACAAAGTAAAGCTAAACATAATTTATCCAAAATTCAAATCCTTATATGCATCTTGGGAACCATATCACAAGATGTGGTAATCTGAAGGGAAGCTATATCTGGATCTACTCATGTACAAGTTTGTACCTGCAAAGGACAGACTCTTCAAAGATCCTCATCATAACTTGTTTCTACTTTGCATTCTGCTCCATCTAAATACAGCTTAATAGGAATGTCTAAAGGGATGGAAAGATGACAAGttagcttttattattattgtgaaataTCTTTTTCCCTCATAAAACCCaagcaattgatttttttttttgcctttgtaAAACGTGTACTTCAAAAATTTCTGTGAACTGGAATGGGCACAGAATAGGTGAAGATGGTACAATTTGTGTAATCTATATTCCCTGAAGCACATTATTCCTCATTcacaaaatatttttctcctcTTATCAGAGTGAAACACGCACAGATTGCTCTGACTCTTCCAGCTTTCCACATTAAGGTAAATTCTTGGAAGTGAATGTTAACTCCTTGCCTAGAAATATTTAACCCAATATTATGAGAAGTAATTGCTTACAGTCACGTTTAATGTAATGCTTAGCAGTTGATCATCTGGTTTGTGCCAGAGGTCAGTACGGCCTTGAGTTTGAGGCTAGGAACTCTGGCAAGAATTTTAGTTTTGGATGTCCAATTCATATTATGATACAATGCAGGAGGAAAATTGTGTGGCTCCCTAGAGAGGTTATTAGATTGTAACTTCCAGCAATTGAGCTAACATAGGCAATGATGGGGAATGTTGGAAGCTGCAGTTCAgtgacatctggagggccacataattcCTACAATAGCTACTTGGATCTTACTTCATAGTATATGCTAGCTTTTCAAGCATGAACCAGAACAAGCATTGTAACTTGGACCACATCAGTGTCTTATAGGTTCACCAGTTTTGTGGGCTTCctaagagggagggaggcacacAAGAGACCCCCTACTTTTTAAGGAGGCAATTATACACAAGGAGCCTCTCTCACTGTTTAAGACTTCATTGAGACAAGTCAAGCTCTGCTCATGTTGTCATTGTAAGTAGCTCTTTTGAGTTGAGAAGAAGCTTTGCCTCAACATGGCTCAGCAACTGGACTCCTTGTAGGGCAATCCAATATCTCATCCCCTTAAAGTCCAAGATCTTTAGGGAAGATCTTCTAGTCAGTACCATCTTACCTTCAAACCTCTAAATTTTCCTGTG is a window encoding:
- the LOC132774823 gene encoding trace amine-associated receptor 5-like; its protein translation is MSPVAEVPALDLLCFKMNGSCYRTLHPFGVQLAIYFVCTLGMLLMVLGNLLVVISIFHFKVLHTPTNFLLLSLALADLLLGLTVLPFSAIRSVESCWYFGDDFCRLHTFLDTLFCLTSIFHLCFISIDRHYAICDPLLYPTKFTIRVACTYIAVGWGVPVVYTSIFLYSKMVEEGLGHFLQDMPCIGSCQLLFNKLWGWINFPVFFLPCLIMIGLYVKIFIVATKQAKQITSMTRNNGNPQHEMGAMKREKKAAKTLGIAVGIYLLCWLPFTIDTIVDSLLDFITPPVVFDVLIWFAYFNSACNPLIYVFSYHWFRKAIKLVLTRQIFSTRTCTIDLYQEE